Proteins co-encoded in one Halorussus lipolyticus genomic window:
- a CDS encoding inorganic phosphate transporter — MVGTGVVTLVIAAIASLFMAWAIGAGSSGSTPYAPAVGANAISVMRAGFFVGLLGFLGAVMQGANVSEAVGKELIVGVELTAIAATTGLIVAALLVAIGVFTGYPIATAFTVTGAIVGVGLALGGDPAWAKYQQISALWVLTPFVGSSIAYTTAKLLRSERTAEENVIPLLGALVGLIIANVKFVLLGPPDVSQSVAEAAGEALALPAFAGFETGRIVVSLGIAVFIAGLLAWDVRRDLAGGQRHFLIALGSLVAFSAGGSQVGLAIGPLVPLLDPFEIPLVPVLVGGGIGLLAGSWTGAPRMIKALAQDYSALGPRRSIAALIPSFAIAQTAVFFGIPVSFNEIIVSAIVGSGYAAEGGGVSRKKMGYTVLAWLGSLVLATGIAYGVFTLIEIVG; from the coding sequence ATGGTCGGGACTGGTGTCGTGACGTTGGTAATCGCAGCTATCGCCAGTCTGTTCATGGCGTGGGCCATCGGTGCGGGGTCCTCGGGTTCGACGCCCTACGCGCCCGCCGTCGGCGCGAACGCTATTTCGGTGATGCGGGCCGGGTTCTTCGTCGGTCTGCTCGGATTTCTCGGGGCGGTGATGCAGGGCGCGAACGTCTCGGAAGCAGTTGGCAAGGAACTCATCGTCGGCGTCGAGTTGACAGCAATCGCGGCGACGACCGGACTCATCGTCGCCGCCCTGTTGGTCGCAATCGGCGTGTTCACGGGCTATCCCATCGCCACGGCGTTCACCGTCACCGGGGCCATCGTCGGCGTCGGACTGGCGCTGGGCGGCGATCCGGCGTGGGCGAAGTACCAGCAGATTTCGGCGCTCTGGGTACTGACGCCCTTCGTCGGGAGTTCCATCGCCTACACCACCGCGAAACTCTTGCGCTCGGAGCGCACCGCCGAGGAGAACGTCATTCCCCTGCTGGGCGCGCTCGTCGGCCTCATCATCGCCAACGTCAAGTTCGTCCTGCTGGGGCCGCCGGACGTGAGTCAGTCGGTCGCCGAAGCCGCTGGCGAGGCGCTGGCGCTCCCCGCCTTCGCCGGGTTCGAGACCGGACGGATAGTGGTCTCGCTGGGCATCGCTGTCTTCATCGCCGGACTGCTGGCGTGGGACGTGCGCCGGGACTTGGCCGGCGGACAGCGCCACTTCCTCATCGCGCTGGGAAGCCTCGTCGCCTTCTCGGCCGGCGGGTCGCAGGTCGGCCTCGCCATCGGCCCGCTGGTCCCCTTGCTCGACCCCTTCGAGATTCCGCTCGTGCCCGTCCTCGTCGGCGGGGGTATCGGCTTGCTGGCCGGGTCGTGGACCGGCGCTCCGCGGATGATAAAAGCACTCGCGCAGGACTACTCGGCGCTCGGCCCCCGCAGGTCCATCGCCGCGCTCATCCCCTCGTTCGCCATCGCCCAGACCGCCGTCTTCTTCGGCATCCCGGTCTCGTTCAACGAAATCATCGTGAGCGCAATCGTGGGGAGCGGGTACGCCGCGGAGGGCGGCGGCGTGAGCAGAAAGAAGATGGGCTACACCGTGCTGGCGTGGCTCGGGTCGCTCGTGCTGGCGACTGGCATCGCCTACGGCGTGTTCACGCTCATCGAGATAGTCGGGTAG
- a CDS encoding DUF5828 family protein, with the protein MEESVSGFKLRGTWGDIVEHGERITEALREAGASGDAYEEWEEWRPKHHERLGEDVSEKTAEQASVDEGKGEQKGKAPDDDLKTAGEKISESYEKLEDEETDEALDKWQDSVSYVARAADSASRKALRKVEDTVYQKVMTRLAPYYFDNDLISANVQQVGRGDGEEQFVFEVNINDDDLKDQVSRKLADYEDEVNRWHVATEKRTDTAEAAEGVEAPREPEEPHSKTT; encoded by the coding sequence ATGGAAGAGAGCGTTTCGGGCTTCAAGCTCCGCGGCACGTGGGGCGACATCGTCGAACACGGCGAACGCATCACCGAGGCCCTCCGCGAGGCTGGAGCGTCCGGCGACGCCTACGAGGAGTGGGAGGAGTGGCGACCGAAACACCACGAGCGACTCGGCGAGGACGTTTCGGAGAAGACGGCCGAGCAGGCCTCCGTGGACGAGGGCAAGGGCGAACAGAAGGGCAAGGCACCCGACGACGACCTCAAAACCGCGGGCGAGAAAATCAGCGAGTCCTACGAGAAGTTGGAAGACGAGGAGACCGACGAGGCGCTGGACAAGTGGCAGGACTCGGTGAGCTACGTCGCCCGCGCGGCGGACTCGGCGAGTCGGAAGGCGCTCCGAAAAGTCGAGGACACGGTGTACCAGAAAGTGATGACTCGGCTCGCGCCCTACTACTTCGACAACGACCTCATCAGCGCCAACGTCCAGCAGGTCGGCCGCGGAGACGGCGAGGAGCAATTCGTCTTCGAGGTCAACATCAACGACGACGACCTCAAGGACCAAGTGAGCCGGAAACTCGCCGACTACGAGGACGAGGTGAATCGCTGGCACGTCGCCACCGAGAAGCGCACCGACACCGCCGAGGCCGCCGAGGGCGTCGAAGCGCCCCGCGAACCCGAGGAGCCACACTCGAAGACGACCTGA
- the upp gene encoding uracil phosphoribosyltransferase, with amino-acid sequence MTIEDRGDAKLLTHALAQDTLSKLRDVETEQVGFRKGLVKLGRICGYEIIDGAMETEYVSIETPLTETTGQRVKGLDDVVIINVLRAATPFVEGLLKAFPRAKQGVISAGRDEEAGRGEDGSFPITIDYVKLPEIREKDTVIVADPMLATGSTMCAVLDEVLEEQSNPEDLFVLSAVSAPEGLLRVGDEFDEADLLTVAIDDELNDEGFIVPGLGDAGDRAFRTQ; translated from the coding sequence ATGACCATTGAGGACCGCGGGGACGCCAAACTCCTCACGCACGCCTTGGCACAGGACACCCTCTCGAAACTCCGAGACGTAGAGACCGAGCAGGTCGGATTCCGGAAGGGCCTCGTCAAACTCGGCCGCATCTGCGGCTACGAAATCATCGACGGCGCGATGGAGACGGAGTACGTTTCCATCGAGACGCCGCTGACCGAGACGACCGGCCAGCGCGTCAAAGGACTGGACGACGTGGTAATCATCAACGTCCTCCGGGCCGCGACCCCCTTCGTGGAGGGCCTGCTCAAGGCCTTCCCCCGCGCCAAGCAGGGCGTCATCAGCGCTGGCAGAGACGAGGAGGCCGGTCGCGGCGAGGACGGGAGCTTCCCCATCACCATCGACTACGTGAAACTTCCCGAAATTCGAGAGAAAGACACGGTTATCGTGGCCGACCCCATGCTCGCCACCGGTTCGACCATGTGCGCGGTCCTCGATGAGGTGCTGGAGGAGCAATCCAATCCCGAAGACCTGTTCGTCCTCTCGGCGGTCAGCGCGCCCGAAGGCCTGCTCCGCGTCGGCGACGAGTTCGACGAGGCAGACCTGCTGACGGTCGCCATCGACGACGAACTCAACGACGAGGGCTTCATCGTGCCCGGCCTCGGCGACGCCGGCGACCGGGCGTTCCGGACCCAGTAA
- a CDS encoding universal stress protein, with the protein MATEESCIAVAVGNPDNAEQLVRTAVDVARDRGASVFVVGVIVTPQESPLALFTDEVITREFGGERRAVLDRAIEVASGTGVPVSGRLFVASTPARGVLHAVRERGCDGLVVGWQDRSRESAILGTNVDRIVRRADCDVLVEKIGALANGVEAVLLPVARSRNADLAASVARAIAVSNDARVDLLRVVDSPSAEAESSARDLLAETADHLAGVPVETELRSGEVADEIVTASQTRDVTVLGATRTGAIRRRVVGSTPRKVGKRAEGTVIMAKKGDGSLLSRVFRL; encoded by the coding sequence ATGGCGACCGAGGAGTCCTGCATCGCGGTCGCGGTCGGGAACCCGGACAACGCCGAGCAGTTGGTCCGGACCGCGGTGGACGTGGCCCGCGACCGAGGAGCCTCGGTCTTCGTGGTCGGCGTGATTGTGACGCCCCAAGAGTCCCCGCTGGCGCTGTTCACCGACGAGGTTATCACCCGCGAGTTCGGCGGCGAGCGCCGGGCCGTCCTCGACCGGGCCATCGAAGTCGCCTCCGGTACCGGCGTGCCCGTGTCGGGCCGGCTATTCGTGGCTTCGACGCCAGCGCGGGGCGTCCTCCACGCGGTCCGCGAGCGAGGGTGCGACGGACTGGTCGTCGGATGGCAGGACCGGTCCCGCGAGAGCGCGATTCTGGGGACCAACGTGGACCGAATCGTGCGCCGGGCCGACTGCGACGTGCTGGTCGAGAAAATCGGCGCGCTCGCAAACGGCGTCGAAGCGGTCCTCCTGCCGGTTGCTCGGAGTCGAAACGCCGACCTCGCGGCGTCGGTGGCGCGGGCGATTGCAGTCAGCAACGACGCTCGGGTTGATTTGCTTCGAGTAGTGGATTCGCCGAGCGCGGAGGCCGAGTCGTCAGCGCGCGATTTACTGGCCGAGACCGCCGACCACCTCGCGGGCGTGCCGGTCGAGACCGAACTCCGGTCGGGCGAGGTCGCAGACGAAATCGTCACTGCGTCGCAGACCCGAGACGTGACGGTCCTCGGTGCGACTCGGACCGGCGCGATTCGGCGGCGCGTGGTCGGGTCTACTCCTCGGAAAGTGGGGAAGCGTGCGGAGGGAACCGTGATTATGGCGAAGAAGGGCGACGGGTCGCTGTTGTCGCGGGTGTTCAGACTCTAA
- a CDS encoding DUF7569 family protein, translating into MTDAEESDPCDDCRNPVSDALARTIRLTVDRSQIDSQRLCPECFADWIDRYEDEMQPVDDGPEVIDDGESEIIVD; encoded by the coding sequence ATGACCGACGCCGAGGAGTCCGACCCCTGCGACGACTGCCGAAATCCCGTGTCGGACGCGCTGGCCCGCACGATTCGGTTGACCGTGGACCGCTCGCAAATCGACAGCCAGCGGCTCTGTCCCGAGTGCTTCGCCGACTGGATAGACCGCTACGAGGACGAGATGCAACCCGTGGACGACGGCCCGGAGGTCATCGACGACGGCGAGTCCGAAATCATCGTGGACTGA
- a CDS encoding alpha/beta hydrolase family protein, translating into METVRASDYHDIAQVEEPRISPDGDEVAFVRKVPKSDDEYEEVIYVVPVGGDKPRQFTVAEGVDSQPRWSPSGDRLAFVSTRGADDDRPQLWVMPTDGGEARQVTDVVGGVSQIAWSPDGTKIAFAQQVTDEDRQQERDLGLDGDEYEPEDPDPRVIDRMVYRADQQYFDGRRSHVYVADLEGDDAEIERLTDGDYDHAEPEWADDSTLYYSARRTGDPDDNIVIDIAEYDLDADEETEVVTQTTGWAASMAATSDGRLAYAYTPEENATLRQTEIEVLDRETGEVVTPTESLDRTLSVDISFQWGPDEDLLYFVTPDEGEYAVWRAPGDASDDPERVVGDGQVDGMSVGDDAIAFTRSEWDHPGDVFVSTLGGAESRRLTRLNSDYLDDRAVCQPEEIRFENDSGDEIQGWVLTPPDFDGAAWNAAEQSSGDGPRGTDGEYPLAVEIHGGPHSMWTTSGTMWHEFQLLAAQGYVVFWSNPRGSTGYGEEFMAELREGQWGPPAYEDIMAGVDEVASRDYVDEDSMFVTGGSYGGYMTTWVVGHTDRFEGAVSQRGVYDLNSFYGSTDAFKLIEWDFDTTPWEDSEFLWDQSPTAYADQVETPTLLIHADEDYRVPVNNAEMLYLMLKKNDVETRLVRYPREGHELSRSGEPAHVVDRLERIVRWFDGYSDHHDAPKALERGDEGLSADEDDEADEEDGDGDE; encoded by the coding sequence ATGGAAACGGTTCGTGCGAGCGATTATCACGACATCGCGCAGGTCGAAGAGCCCCGAATCTCGCCGGACGGCGACGAGGTTGCCTTCGTCAGGAAAGTCCCCAAGTCCGACGACGAGTACGAGGAGGTCATCTACGTCGTCCCGGTCGGCGGCGACAAACCCCGGCAGTTCACCGTCGCCGAGGGCGTCGATAGCCAACCCCGGTGGAGTCCGAGCGGCGACCGACTGGCGTTCGTCAGCACTCGCGGCGCGGACGACGACCGACCCCAGTTGTGGGTCATGCCGACCGACGGCGGCGAGGCCCGGCAAGTGACCGACGTGGTGGGCGGCGTCTCCCAAATCGCGTGGTCGCCCGACGGGACCAAGATAGCCTTCGCCCAGCAGGTCACCGACGAGGACCGCCAACAGGAGCGTGACCTCGGCCTCGACGGCGACGAGTACGAACCAGAAGACCCCGACCCGAGAGTCATCGACCGGATGGTCTACCGGGCGGACCAGCAGTACTTCGACGGGCGGCGCTCGCACGTCTACGTCGCGGATTTGGAGGGAGACGACGCCGAAATCGAGAGACTCACCGACGGCGACTACGACCACGCCGAACCCGAGTGGGCCGACGATTCGACGCTCTACTACAGCGCGCGCCGGACCGGCGACCCCGACGACAACATCGTCATCGACATCGCCGAGTACGACCTCGACGCCGATGAGGAGACCGAAGTCGTCACCCAAACCACCGGATGGGCCGCCAGCATGGCGGCGACGAGCGACGGGCGACTGGCCTACGCCTACACCCCCGAGGAGAACGCCACGCTCCGCCAGACCGAAATCGAGGTCTTGGACCGCGAGACTGGCGAAGTCGTGACGCCGACAGAATCGCTCGACCGAACGCTCAGCGTCGATATTTCCTTCCAGTGGGGTCCCGACGAGGACCTCCTCTACTTCGTGACGCCCGACGAGGGCGAGTACGCGGTCTGGCGAGCGCCGGGCGATGCCAGCGACGACCCCGAGCGCGTGGTCGGCGACGGGCAGGTCGATGGCATGTCGGTCGGCGACGACGCCATCGCGTTCACCCGGTCGGAGTGGGACCACCCCGGCGACGTGTTCGTCTCGACGCTCGGCGGTGCCGAGAGTCGGCGACTCACCCGACTCAACAGCGACTATCTGGACGACCGAGCAGTCTGTCAGCCGGAGGAAATCCGGTTCGAGAACGATTCGGGCGACGAGATTCAGGGCTGGGTGCTGACCCCGCCGGACTTCGATGGCGCGGCGTGGAACGCCGCGGAACAGTCGAGCGGCGATGGGCCGCGAGGCACGGACGGCGAGTACCCCCTCGCGGTCGAAATCCACGGCGGACCCCACTCGATGTGGACCACCAGCGGGACGATGTGGCACGAGTTCCAACTGCTGGCGGCGCAGGGCTACGTCGTCTTCTGGTCGAATCCCCGCGGTTCGACCGGGTACGGCGAGGAGTTCATGGCCGAACTCCGCGAGGGCCAGTGGGGACCGCCCGCCTACGAGGACATCATGGCCGGTGTGGACGAGGTGGCGAGTCGGGACTACGTGGACGAAGACAGCATGTTCGTCACGGGCGGGAGTTACGGTGGCTACATGACCACGTGGGTCGTCGGCCACACCGACCGGTTCGAGGGCGCGGTCAGCCAGCGCGGCGTCTACGACCTCAACAGCTTCTACGGTTCGACTGACGCGTTCAAACTCATCGAGTGGGACTTCGACACGACGCCGTGGGAGGATTCGGAATTCCTCTGGGACCAGTCGCCCACCGCCTACGCAGACCAAGTAGAGACCCCGACGCTCCTGATTCACGCCGACGAGGACTACCGCGTCCCGGTGAACAACGCCGAGATGCTCTACCTGATGCTGAAGAAAAACGACGTGGAGACCCGACTGGTCCGGTACCCCCGCGAGGGCCACGAACTCTCCCGGAGCGGCGAACCGGCACACGTCGTGGACCGACTGGAACGCATCGTACGCTGGTTCGACGGCTACTCGGACCACCACGACGCCCCGAAGGCTCTCGAACGCGGCGACGAAGGACTGTCGGCAGACGAAGACGACGAAGCGGACGAGGAAGACGGCGACGGAGACGAATAA
- a CDS encoding ABC transporter ATP-binding protein — protein MGVDGELIRLDDVRKEFGDVTAVDGIDFRIERGEFFSLVGPSGCGKTTTLRMISGFETPTDGDVVIDGRNMQGVPPDDRDTNLVFQHLSLFPHMSVGDNVAYGLKKIGIDDDEIPDGQSESEYRQQKVERYLELVDLGGYEDRDPTELSGGQQQRVALARALVNEPSVLLLDEPLSSLDRKLRKQMQVELRKIHEKTQGAFFYVTHDQEVAMTLSDRLAVMNEGKLEQVGAPEEIYRNPASPFVADFIGDTNLLDGQARAENGRTVVEVGGRDGIQFSPKNSIGEGDVTVSLRPEDLSLVNGASGTSAGSNGNTFEGDIVERYFQGDQTNYVVETGDDLELEVVMQGRSTPVERGKRAAFRFEDDAPVVFD, from the coding sequence ATGGGTGTGGACGGGGAACTGATACGGCTAGACGACGTGCGGAAAGAGTTCGGGGACGTGACCGCAGTAGACGGCATCGACTTCCGCATCGAACGAGGAGAGTTCTTCTCGCTGGTCGGGCCATCGGGATGCGGAAAGACGACGACGCTGAGGATGATTAGCGGGTTCGAGACGCCGACTGACGGTGACGTGGTTATCGACGGCCGGAACATGCAGGGCGTGCCGCCGGACGACCGGGACACGAATCTGGTGTTTCAGCACCTCTCGCTGTTCCCGCACATGAGCGTCGGCGACAACGTTGCCTACGGACTGAAGAAAATCGGCATCGACGACGACGAGATTCCAGACGGCCAGTCGGAGTCGGAGTACCGCCAGCAGAAAGTCGAGCGCTACCTCGAACTCGTGGACTTGGGCGGCTACGAGGACCGCGACCCGACCGAACTCTCGGGCGGCCAGCAACAGCGGGTGGCGCTGGCACGGGCGCTGGTCAACGAACCGAGCGTCCTCTTGCTGGACGAACCGCTGTCCTCGCTCGACCGGAAACTCCGCAAGCAGATGCAGGTCGAACTGCGCAAGATTCACGAGAAGACCCAAGGGGCGTTCTTCTACGTGACTCACGACCAAGAGGTTGCCATGACCCTCTCGGACCGCCTCGCGGTGATGAACGAGGGGAAACTGGAGCAAGTCGGAGCGCCCGAGGAGATTTACCGGAACCCGGCGAGTCCCTTCGTGGCGGACTTCATCGGCGACACGAATCTGCTGGACGGTCAAGCGCGTGCCGAGAACGGCCGGACCGTCGTGGAGGTCGGCGGTCGGGACGGTATCCAGTTCTCACCGAAGAACAGCATCGGGGAAGGCGACGTGACAGTCTCGCTCCGCCCCGAGGACCTCTCGCTTGTAAACGGCGCGAGTGGCACAAGTGCCGGAAGCAACGGTAACACCTTCGAGGGCGACATCGTGGAGCGGTATTTCCAAGGCGACCAGACCAACTACGTGGTCGAGACCGGCGACGACCTCGAACTGGAGGTGGTGATGCAGGGCCGGAGTACGCCGGTCGAGCGGGGCAAACGCGCCGCCTTCCGATTCGAGGACGACGCGCCCGTGGTGTTCGACTGA
- a CDS encoding ABC transporter substrate-binding protein gives MTRNSDGSRTETSGNSRRTFLKAGGAAGAASLVGLTGYVGEVTAQNPTLNVLTWEEYGDEQLLGPIQDETGVNLKITKSTSSAKMFSSWNAGQYQQYDIAIPNNNYVPKMMNADLLAPVNEDVVTNQSNIYDTFQGFADSQFTKNGQRYGVPIRFGWYGYSYDSREIPEHEPTYEILFGDEFEGVDLSGEIIMYDNHFKAMSGAALHLGMRDAFEGQRVTLSEDQIQEVKQTMIDQKPLLQGYIAADPTYIKSFRQGNFLVGQSGRNEIVEMWDNGDDWPEMAVPKEGALAWFESAVVSKASSNKEKAWEVINEYISPKRGATLAKVGYSPSVNPATQEFLTDEQNELYGAVDPAKLESFIPFKAVENERSWIEAWEEIKVA, from the coding sequence ATGACACGAAACTCGGACGGCAGTCGCACCGAAACGAGCGGAAACTCCCGTCGGACCTTCCTCAAGGCCGGCGGCGCGGCGGGGGCCGCCAGCCTCGTCGGTCTGACGGGCTACGTCGGCGAAGTCACGGCCCAGAACCCGACGCTGAACGTCCTGACGTGGGAGGAGTACGGCGACGAGCAACTTCTGGGTCCGATTCAGGACGAGACCGGCGTCAATCTCAAAATCACGAAGTCCACGTCGTCGGCCAAGATGTTCTCGTCGTGGAACGCGGGACAGTATCAGCAGTACGACATTGCGATTCCGAACAACAACTACGTCCCGAAGATGATGAACGCCGACCTGTTGGCCCCGGTCAACGAGGACGTAGTGACCAACCAGAGCAACATCTACGACACCTTCCAAGGCTTCGCCGACAGCCAGTTCACCAAGAACGGCCAGCGCTACGGCGTCCCGATTCGGTTCGGTTGGTACGGTTACTCCTACGACTCGCGGGAGATTCCCGAACACGAACCGACCTACGAAATCCTGTTCGGCGACGAGTTCGAGGGGGTAGACCTCAGCGGCGAAATCATCATGTACGACAACCACTTCAAGGCGATGAGTGGTGCGGCGCTCCACCTCGGGATGCGCGACGCTTTCGAGGGCCAGCGGGTGACGCTCTCTGAGGACCAGATTCAGGAGGTCAAGCAGACGATGATAGACCAGAAACCCCTGCTTCAGGGGTACATCGCCGCCGACCCGACCTACATCAAGTCCTTCCGGCAGGGCAACTTCCTCGTCGGTCAGTCGGGGCGGAACGAAATCGTGGAGATGTGGGACAACGGCGACGATTGGCCCGAGATGGCCGTGCCCAAAGAGGGCGCGCTGGCGTGGTTTGAGTCCGCCGTCGTCTCGAAGGCCTCCAGCAACAAGGAGAAAGCGTGGGAGGTCATCAACGAGTACATCTCGCCCAAGCGGGGCGCGACGCTGGCGAAAGTCGGCTACTCGCCCAGCGTCAACCCGGCGACCCAAGAGTTCCTGACCGACGAGCAAAACGAACTCTACGGCGCGGTTGACCCCGCGAAACTGGAGAGCTTTATCCCATTCAAAGCGGTCGAAAACGAGCGCTCGTGGATAGAGGCTTGGGAAGAAATCAAGGTCGCGTAA
- a CDS encoding ABC transporter permease encodes MATETSERSRSARERFVGAFTSRASRLGITTGPALIWLFLLLLTPLTFMVAVSFTSVDTFTYQIIWEPTLENYDSLFAGQGPFWQTAFFQSLALSYFIAAVTTVLCLVLAFPLAYLLARRGGTTFKVVIFLVLLPFFTMYLVRAYSWFLMFGPSGVINSTLMRLGIVNGPLNLFNYGVPAIIIGLTHAYFPYMLLSLYASLDGLDFSLTEAARDLGASRTETLKDIILPLVLPGIISGSLFVFVPSLGAFITPRFLGQGKVLMIGQLIEERINSLYAIGYGSAASMFIVLSIVIAFAVAFRYVSIEDLGGV; translated from the coding sequence GTGGCTACCGAAACGTCCGAGCGCAGTCGGTCTGCGCGCGAGCGGTTCGTCGGCGCGTTCACCTCGCGGGCGAGCAGGCTGGGGATAACCACCGGTCCGGCGCTGATTTGGTTGTTCCTCCTCCTGCTCACGCCCCTGACTTTCATGGTCGCGGTGAGTTTCACCAGCGTCGATACGTTCACGTACCAGATTATCTGGGAACCGACGCTGGAGAACTACGATAGCCTGTTCGCCGGGCAGGGACCGTTCTGGCAGACCGCGTTCTTCCAGTCGCTGGCGCTGTCGTACTTCATCGCGGCGGTGACGACGGTGCTGTGTCTGGTGCTGGCGTTTCCGCTGGCGTACCTGCTGGCACGCCGAGGAGGAACCACCTTTAAGGTCGTCATCTTCCTCGTGCTGTTGCCGTTCTTCACGATGTACCTCGTGCGGGCCTACTCGTGGTTCCTGATGTTCGGCCCGAGCGGCGTCATCAACAGCACGCTGATGCGACTGGGTATCGTCAACGGTCCGCTCAACCTGTTCAACTACGGGGTGCCGGCCATCATCATCGGGTTGACTCACGCCTACTTCCCGTACATGCTGTTGTCGCTGTACGCCAGCCTCGACGGACTGGACTTCTCGCTCACCGAAGCGGCCCGTGACCTCGGAGCGAGTCGGACCGAGACGCTGAAAGACATCATCCTGCCGCTGGTCCTGCCGGGCATCATCAGCGGGAGTCTGTTCGTGTTCGTGCCGAGTCTGGGCGCGTTCATCACGCCCCGATTCCTCGGGCAGGGGAAGGTACTCATGATAGGCCAACTCATCGAGGAGCGAATCAACTCGCTGTACGCCATCGGCTACGGGAGCGCCGCGTCGATGTTCATCGTCCTGAGCATCGTCATCGCGTTCGCGGTGGCGTTCAGATACGTCAGCATCGAAGACCTCGGAGGTGTCTGA
- a CDS encoding ABC transporter permease yields the protein MATETGETESGTGTVTERGTGTRVLDHETKEWLLSRGFYVVAGALLVFLWIPLAVMVILSFAVNASTFFPFRGFTLAHYTATFADGALMTSLWHSVQVATIAASVATVLGVLSSFALARFSFPFKELYRTFGILPMVIPGVVLGIALLIYFRTLLPQLFGIQIVPGFWTVVLTHSVYGYPFVLLIVTSRLYTFDESLEEAARDLGADPLTVFRDITMPIVAPAIGAGFLFAWIRSFEDFIRAFFVRGTMDVLTTSMFSMIKYGTAPKMNAISSFIVFVIAIVLAVAMNVGNVSGMVAGTEGNDEE from the coding sequence ATGGCGACAGAGACCGGCGAGACCGAATCCGGAACCGGCACCGTGACCGAACGCGGGACGGGAACCCGCGTCCTCGACCACGAGACCAAAGAGTGGTTGCTCAGCAGAGGTTTCTACGTCGTCGCGGGCGCGCTGTTGGTGTTCCTGTGGATTCCGCTCGCGGTGATGGTTATCCTCTCGTTCGCGGTCAACGCCAGCACGTTCTTCCCCTTCCGGGGGTTCACGCTGGCCCACTACACCGCGACGTTCGCCGACGGCGCGCTGATGACCTCGCTGTGGCACAGCGTCCAAGTCGCTACCATCGCGGCGAGCGTCGCCACGGTGCTGGGCGTGCTGTCGAGCTTTGCACTGGCCCGGTTTTCCTTCCCGTTCAAGGAACTCTACCGCACCTTCGGCATCCTCCCGATGGTGATTCCGGGGGTCGTGCTGGGCATCGCCCTGCTCATCTACTTCCGGACGCTCCTGCCCCAGTTGTTCGGTATCCAAATCGTGCCGGGATTCTGGACCGTCGTCCTCACTCACAGCGTCTACGGCTACCCCTTCGTCTTGCTCATCGTGACCTCCCGTCTCTACACCTTCGACGAGTCGCTGGAGGAGGCCGCGCGTGACCTCGGGGCCGACCCGTTGACGGTGTTCCGAGACATCACGATGCCCATCGTCGCGCCAGCCATCGGCGCTGGTTTCCTGTTCGCGTGGATTCGGTCGTTCGAGGACTTCATCCGTGCGTTCTTCGTCCGCGGGACGATGGACGTGCTGACGACCTCGATGTTCTCGATGATAAAGTACGGGACCGCGCCGAAGATGAACGCCATTTCGTCGTTTATCGTCTTCGTCATCGCCATCGTCCTCGCGGTGGCGATGAACGTCGGCAACGTCTCGGGGATGGTCGCCGGAACGGAGGGCAACGACGAGGAGTAG